A window from Prochlorococcus marinus str. GP2 encodes these proteins:
- a CDS encoding DEAD/DEAH box helicase — protein sequence MALKKDSNSLGSEQEKSQNQDSSPLELKNLDNKKEIESQLLDVTKGDDNENGFIDFGFNQSILNSLINKGYKNPTPIQKAAIPELMLGRDLLGQAQTGTGKTAAFALPLIEKLTDNKELNAKVLVMTPTRELATQVAESFKSYSSESSNFKTVAIYGGTDYRNQISALKRKVDVVVGTPGRIMDHIRQGTFKIKDINCLVLDEADEMLNMGFLEDIEWIIDQLPENKQMVLFSATMPSEIRNIAKKYLNDPAEILIKSVKKETQLISQKFLYVQRHHKLDALKRILELNNEGVIIFVRTKLLTTSIAEALENSGHTVAVLNGDIPQNQRENTVDRLKKGFINILVATDVAARGLDVERIKLVVNYDFPFDKETYTHRIGRTGRAGRSGEAILFVNQREKHFLRNLENSTRTKIEEINIPSNKIINEKRMEKLIDSVNESSLAKDENEENKALIIDLLDNLKEKYSMDDSNIAMAAINLVIGNKSFFVNEDDSWINKQNNTDRNRSNRNSNNRMRNSNRRNNYQNDSFETYKFNFGKFDGVRVANIISSICNSTNINGRSIGKIQIFNDYSLVDLPRDLHRETKNKLKKIKVRN from the coding sequence ATGGCTTTAAAAAAAGATAGTAACTCTCTTGGTAGTGAGCAGGAAAAGTCTCAGAATCAAGATTCTTCCCCACTAGAGTTAAAGAACTTAGATAATAAAAAAGAAATTGAATCTCAACTATTGGATGTAACGAAAGGAGATGATAATGAGAATGGATTTATCGATTTTGGGTTTAATCAATCGATCTTAAACTCATTAATAAATAAAGGATATAAAAATCCAACTCCCATCCAAAAAGCTGCAATTCCCGAACTAATGTTAGGCAGGGATTTACTGGGCCAAGCACAAACAGGAACAGGAAAGACTGCAGCTTTCGCATTACCATTAATAGAAAAACTTACAGATAATAAAGAATTAAATGCCAAGGTTTTAGTTATGACTCCTACAAGAGAATTAGCTACTCAAGTGGCAGAATCTTTTAAAAGTTATAGTTCTGAATCTAGTAATTTTAAGACGGTTGCAATATATGGAGGTACCGACTATCGAAATCAAATTTCTGCATTAAAAAGAAAAGTTGACGTAGTAGTTGGTACCCCAGGCCGAATAATGGATCATATAAGGCAGGGGACTTTTAAAATTAAAGATATAAATTGTCTTGTGTTAGATGAGGCAGATGAAATGTTAAATATGGGTTTTCTTGAAGATATTGAATGGATAATAGATCAACTTCCTGAAAATAAGCAGATGGTATTGTTTTCAGCAACTATGCCTAGTGAGATAAGAAATATAGCAAAAAAATATTTAAATGATCCCGCCGAAATATTAATCAAAAGTGTAAAAAAAGAAACTCAATTAATTTCGCAAAAATTTCTATATGTACAAAGGCATCATAAGCTAGATGCTTTAAAAAGAATACTAGAACTTAATAACGAGGGAGTAATTATTTTTGTAAGGACAAAACTACTTACCACTTCAATAGCTGAAGCTTTAGAGAATTCAGGACATACTGTGGCAGTACTTAATGGAGATATACCGCAAAATCAAAGAGAAAATACTGTAGATAGATTGAAAAAAGGATTTATTAATATCCTTGTTGCAACTGATGTCGCAGCTAGAGGATTAGATGTTGAGAGGATAAAACTTGTCGTTAATTACGATTTTCCTTTTGATAAGGAAACATATACTCATAGAATTGGAAGAACTGGAAGGGCAGGCAGATCAGGAGAAGCAATTTTATTTGTTAATCAAAGAGAAAAACATTTTCTAAGAAACTTAGAAAACTCAACAAGAACCAAGATTGAAGAAATTAATATACCAAGTAATAAAATAATAAATGAAAAAAGGATGGAGAAACTTATAGATAGTGTTAATGAGAGTTCTTTAGCTAAAGATGAAAATGAAGAAAATAAAGCTTTGATTATTGATTTACTAGATAATTTAAAAGAAAAATACTCTATGGATGACTCAAATATTGCAATGGCGGCGATTAATTTAGTAATAGGTAATAAATCATTTTTTGTTAATGAAGATGATTCTTGGATTAATAAACAAAATAATACTGATCGAAATAGATCAAATAGAAATAGTAATAATCGTATGAGAAATTCAAATAGAAGAAATAATTATCAAAATGATTCTTTTGAAACCTACAAATTTAACTTTGGTAAATTTGATGGAGTTAGAGTTGCAAATATTATATCCTCAATTTGTAATTCAACTAATATAAATGGTAGATCCATAGGTAAGATACAGATTTTTAATGATTACAGTTTGGTAGATTTACCCAGAGATCTGCATAGAGAAACTAAAAATAAATTAAAAAAAATTAAAGTCAGAAACTAG
- a CDS encoding UvrD-helicase domain-containing protein gives MDINQIKLDNKFKLVEASAGTGKSFTLAHLVLRNVLEKKVKPDEILLLSFTKNTCSELRDKILSRFHNLKLYLQSHNEGKIDNTLKDWYLNFKDKDKSKEKIISEIDNFINQFYKLKVTTFHAFCNNIIDEYSIEIGITQDPYIDNNIDNLYKDVIDNLWIDDFLNLNQELISAVNKKKISSRFGSSINKSFFVEILKNIDQENICKFQINNKYKIIDLNNYFNEFFYLNWNEFCFEWNKKGEELFLQLIELGKLIKESGGKSQIYAAKPRNDKFNQINCWIEEINKRLNSKNVVDFIYDISKDDLLSKYFYIENISKEINKHNLKLDFTKFNLLQDKIYKIKEGFFNEFVRIFTQLAYIKLIELKKSFSIFNFNDLIKTVENTFVDSEISNSNTLSKIQKRFKCALVDEFQDTDITQWNLIKKFFNTKNHFLLCVGDPKQAIYKFRGGDIETYLDARSNAIEVFRLTDNYRSSIKLIDVLNKLYKNGLKQSKLNYTKLTSKINGNIKPEFKFKDVFEIVEFSKKETDIEDLVTHYIVNFILNNKEIDINKIAILTLNNAQCIDFKKKLNQFNLPCKIQNKQNIFDTEASSLLFLFIECLSNPRSLKNITLLATSKFIEIKLEDLLDHGISNNLEILINKCITWSQELREKGFLNIVNELIINYKSSSIIQDSDLNSNLFQLSEIVEIELMNNDFDLNIVFNWYKNQLDHILRISTGEDFLTKDYNLQNGINLSTIHSSKGLEFEVVLCPYLSIISNKSNKIKGPLWKSNIDRNIYVNISNNYAKVEKFKLIEEEDLFKESERLIYVALTRSKYKLIVFNDLEDTNNILNNDLLNNLENINIYKSNPEVRIEKEKIKEIFSKFQTTRLNNNLWKIDKANKKISNVFNSDQFISYSSYSSWIRKDKNIDPVINQYKDYEDNISIIKDSNFKNSKNYPNYFSDPNPLSEFPKGTIAGTCLHKIIERFEFRNDNNQELIDLIIEELNFHQIDTSLAFNVKDAILRIINISLGRELQNKKLVDIPNEYLIKELKYDLTLSYEGRNINSNDISNCFFLDQEYEFGEEYANKINDLLIMNKGFHSGCIDCIFPVGNKLEDSKWWVIDWKSNLISGSDNSDCLPRNYNYENMRNEMIKHHYPLQSHLYLLALHRLLKWRLKNYQPHKHLGGYIYLFLKGLPDFELFEKSKSEDISPGIFISKAPLKRINYLDNLF, from the coding sequence ATGGATATTAATCAAATTAAATTAGATAATAAGTTTAAATTAGTAGAAGCAAGTGCAGGAACTGGTAAAAGTTTTACTTTGGCTCACTTAGTTTTAAGAAATGTTTTGGAGAAAAAAGTTAAACCAGATGAGATACTCTTGCTTAGTTTTACAAAAAATACTTGTTCCGAATTAAGAGATAAAATACTCTCGAGATTTCATAATTTAAAATTATATTTACAAAGTCATAATGAAGGTAAGATAGATAATACTCTTAAGGATTGGTATCTAAATTTTAAGGATAAAGATAAATCAAAGGAAAAAATAATTTCCGAAATTGATAATTTTATAAATCAATTCTATAAATTAAAAGTAACTACGTTCCATGCTTTTTGTAATAATATTATTGATGAATATAGTATTGAAATAGGTATAACTCAAGATCCATATATTGATAATAATATTGATAATTTGTATAAAGATGTAATAGATAATTTGTGGATTGATGATTTTCTGAATCTTAATCAGGAACTTATTTCAGCAGTCAACAAAAAAAAAATAAGTTCTAGATTTGGAAGTAGTATCAATAAGTCATTTTTTGTAGAAATTTTAAAAAATATAGATCAAGAAAATATCTGTAAATTTCAAATAAATAATAAATATAAAATTATTGATTTAAATAATTATTTTAATGAATTTTTTTATTTAAACTGGAACGAGTTTTGTTTTGAATGGAATAAGAAAGGTGAGGAATTATTTTTACAGCTCATAGAGTTGGGAAAATTAATTAAGGAGAGTGGTGGAAAAAGTCAAATATATGCAGCAAAACCAAGAAATGATAAGTTTAATCAAATAAATTGTTGGATTGAAGAGATTAACAAAAGGCTTAATTCTAAAAATGTCGTTGATTTTATATATGATATTTCTAAGGATGATCTTCTATCTAAATATTTTTACATTGAAAATATATCTAAAGAAATTAATAAACATAATCTAAAATTAGATTTTACTAAATTTAATTTATTGCAAGATAAAATTTATAAAATAAAAGAAGGTTTTTTTAATGAATTTGTAAGAATATTTACCCAATTAGCTTATATAAAATTAATTGAATTAAAGAAAAGTTTTTCTATTTTCAACTTCAATGATCTTATAAAGACTGTAGAAAATACATTTGTAGATTCGGAAATTAGTAATAGTAATACTCTATCTAAAATTCAAAAAAGATTTAAATGTGCCTTAGTTGATGAGTTTCAAGATACAGATATTACTCAGTGGAATTTAATAAAAAAGTTCTTTAATACAAAAAATCATTTTTTACTTTGCGTAGGTGATCCGAAACAAGCTATTTATAAATTTAGAGGTGGAGATATTGAAACTTACTTAGATGCTAGATCTAATGCAATCGAAGTTTTTCGTCTTACAGATAACTATAGATCGTCAATAAAGTTAATCGATGTTCTTAATAAGCTTTATAAGAATGGACTTAAACAATCAAAACTAAACTATACTAAATTAACCTCAAAAATCAATGGAAATATTAAGCCTGAATTTAAATTTAAGGATGTATTTGAAATTGTAGAATTTTCAAAAAAAGAGACTGATATAGAGGATCTTGTAACTCATTATATAGTTAACTTTATTTTAAATAATAAAGAAATAGATATTAATAAAATTGCGATTCTTACATTAAATAATGCGCAATGCATAGATTTTAAAAAAAAATTAAATCAGTTTAACCTCCCATGCAAAATTCAAAATAAACAAAATATTTTTGATACAGAAGCAAGTTCTCTATTATTTTTATTCATTGAATGTTTATCAAATCCGAGGTCTTTAAAAAATATAACTTTGCTTGCTACTTCAAAGTTTATAGAAATAAAATTAGAAGATTTACTTGATCATGGAATTAGTAATAATTTAGAAATTTTAATTAATAAATGCATTACTTGGTCCCAAGAACTAAGAGAAAAAGGTTTTTTAAACATTGTTAATGAACTAATTATAAATTATAAGTCTTCCTCGATTATTCAAGATTCAGATTTAAATTCAAATTTATTTCAACTTTCAGAAATTGTTGAAATAGAATTAATGAATAATGATTTTGATCTCAATATAGTCTTCAACTGGTATAAAAATCAGTTAGATCATATTTTAAGAATTTCTACTGGAGAAGATTTTTTGACGAAAGATTATAATCTTCAAAATGGAATAAATCTTTCTACCATACATAGTAGTAAGGGCCTCGAATTTGAAGTAGTCTTATGTCCATATCTCTCAATTATTTCAAATAAGTCAAATAAAATTAAAGGACCTCTTTGGAAATCAAATATTGATAGAAATATATACGTTAATATTTCTAATAATTACGCGAAGGTTGAAAAATTTAAATTAATAGAAGAAGAAGATTTATTTAAAGAGAGTGAAAGGTTAATTTATGTAGCACTTACAAGGAGCAAATATAAACTTATTGTTTTTAATGATTTAGAGGATACAAATAATATTTTAAATAATGATTTACTTAATAATTTGGAAAATATCAATATTTATAAGTCTAATCCTGAAGTAAGGATAGAAAAAGAGAAAATAAAAGAGATTTTTTCTAAGTTCCAAACCACCCGATTGAATAATAACCTTTGGAAAATCGATAAAGCTAATAAAAAAATATCTAATGTTTTTAATTCTGATCAATTTATTTCTTATTCAAGTTATTCTTCTTGGATACGTAAAGATAAAAATATTGATCCAGTTATTAATCAATATAAGGATTATGAAGATAATATATCAATTATCAAAGATTCTAATTTTAAGAATTCAAAGAATTATCCTAATTATTTTTCTGATCCAAATCCCTTAAGTGAATTTCCAAAAGGAACTATTGCTGGTACTTGCCTGCACAAAATAATAGAAAGATTTGAATTTAGAAACGATAATAATCAAGAATTAATTGATTTAATTATTGAGGAATTGAACTTTCATCAAATCGATACTTCTTTGGCTTTTAATGTAAAAGATGCGATTTTAAGAATCATAAATATATCTTTAGGAAGAGAATTACAAAATAAGAAACTAGTTGATATTCCAAATGAATACTTAATTAAGGAACTCAAATATGATTTAACCCTATCTTATGAAGGTAGAAATATTAATTCTAATGATATATCAAATTGCTTTTTTTTAGATCAGGAATATGAATTTGGTGAAGAATATGCAAATAAAATAAATGATCTTCTAATAATGAATAAAGGCTTTCATTCAGGATGTATTGATTGTATTTTCCCTGTAGGAAATAAATTAGAAGATAGTAAATGGTGGGTAATTGATTGGAAAAGTAATTTGATTTCTGGTAGTGATAATAGTGATTGTTTACCAAGGAACTATAACTATGAAAACATGAGAAATGAAATGATTAAACATCATTATCCATTGCAATCTCATCTTTATTTATTAGCATTGCATAGATTATTAAAGTGGAGACTTAAAAATTATCAACCACATAAACATCTAGGAGGATATATTTATTTATTTTTAAAGGGATTGCCAGATTTTGAATTATTTGAAAAATCTAAGTCTGAAGATATATCTCCAGGTATTTTTATTAGTAAAGCACCTTTAAAAAGAATTAATTATTTAGATAACCTTTTTTAG
- a CDS encoding AAA family ATPase — MTKTTTDIQKFQYDHIFNLILGIFKFNEKKYGNFVKDVIRILLEFEKNGETIIDVDNSLIIFELLEDGWPNKHIDVLKNIDLIGSLYSPFVLVDRKLSLSKWSKKIERVVNSFLKKIDTDNLINSIIYKSDNKIDQIKNIFKYSNLVFLQGGPGTGKTTLIIKLILELLQIDNFLNIGLSAPTGKATARLKEALNDKKNISSSKFLDQIEFQTLHRWILNSQNKSLKLKFKLKELDIFIIDEMSMVNIDLIESVLNLLAKDCKIILVGDKNQLSPINNCSIWNYLFEYSDNSLIKSCVVNLEKTYRNIGDIALISSLIFNNDFSLLNQKIKKLEKDNNSKEITISKSRKKEIPKDLLFSITSHLKQLNISTSNLSKKKYIFDESIDNLLLNEKDLVDKIFLDLQSHLILCEKNSGIWSVEYLNEIVFGQKKPYDLKTLKEGVPIMCTKNNNELGLSNGDIGVLIGLKNKRKYLFRKFNDNNEEIVALIDPSNLENVVPAIAITIHKSQGSESEKVNILWSQNYRRNQYAVKEKKDNQNIFCRDNFERRLFYTAVTRAKKSLNIYYLN; from the coding sequence ATGACTAAAACTACTACAGATATTCAAAAGTTCCAATACGATCATATATTTAATTTAATCTTAGGTATTTTCAAATTTAACGAAAAAAAATATGGAAATTTCGTAAAAGATGTAATAAGAATTTTATTAGAGTTTGAAAAAAATGGTGAAACTATTATTGATGTTGATAATAGTTTAATAATCTTTGAATTATTAGAAGATGGCTGGCCCAATAAACATATAGATGTTTTAAAAAATATAGATTTGATTGGTTCCCTTTATTCTCCATTCGTATTAGTAGATAGAAAATTATCCTTATCAAAATGGTCAAAAAAGATAGAAAGAGTTGTTAATTCCTTTCTAAAAAAAATAGATACCGATAATTTAATAAACTCAATAATTTATAAAAGTGATAATAAAATTGATCAAATTAAAAATATATTTAAATATTCAAACTTAGTTTTCCTTCAAGGAGGACCAGGTACAGGTAAAACCACTTTAATAATAAAGTTAATATTAGAACTCCTTCAAATTGATAACTTTTTAAATATTGGTTTGTCTGCTCCAACGGGTAAAGCTACAGCTCGTTTAAAAGAAGCTCTTAATGATAAAAAAAATATTTCCTCTAGCAAATTTTTAGACCAAATAGAATTTCAAACTTTACATAGATGGATTTTAAATTCTCAAAATAAATCTCTTAAGTTGAAATTTAAACTAAAAGAGCTTGATATTTTCATAATTGATGAAATGTCGATGGTTAATATCGATTTGATTGAATCAGTTTTAAATTTGCTAGCAAAGGACTGTAAAATTATTTTAGTTGGAGATAAAAATCAATTGTCTCCTATAAATAACTGTTCTATATGGAATTATTTGTTTGAATATTCCGATAATAGTTTAATTAAATCTTGTGTAGTAAATTTAGAAAAAACTTATAGAAATATTGGAGATATAGCATTAATTAGTAGTTTAATATTTAATAATGATTTTTCTTTACTTAATCAAAAGATAAAAAAATTAGAAAAAGATAATAATTCAAAAGAAATTACTATTTCAAAGAGTAGAAAAAAAGAAATTCCAAAAGATCTATTATTTTCGATTACAAGTCATCTAAAACAGTTAAATATTTCAACTTCAAATTTAAGTAAAAAAAAATATATATTTGATGAGAGTATTGATAATTTATTGCTTAATGAAAAAGATTTAGTAGATAAAATATTTCTGGATTTACAAAGTCACTTGATTTTATGCGAAAAAAATTCAGGAATATGGAGTGTTGAATATTTGAATGAAATTGTTTTTGGTCAAAAAAAACCCTATGATCTTAAAACTCTTAAAGAGGGTGTTCCAATAATGTGTACGAAAAATAATAATGAACTTGGATTGTCAAATGGGGATATCGGAGTACTTATAGGTTTAAAAAATAAAAGAAAATATCTTTTTAGAAAATTTAATGATAATAACGAAGAAATTGTCGCATTAATTGATCCATCTAATTTAGAAAATGTTGTACCAGCAATAGCCATTACTATTCATAAATCTCAAGGAAGTGAATCAGAAAAAGTAAATATTTTGTGGTCCCAAAATTATAGAAGGAATCAATATGCTGTAAAAGAAAAAAAAGATAATCAAAATATCTTTTGCAGAGATAATTTTGAAAGAAGGTTATTTTATACTGCTGTTACAAGAGCGAAAAAATCTTTAAATATATATTATTTAAATTAA
- a CDS encoding exodeoxyribonuclease V subunit gamma, giving the protein MLNLYKSNKIEVISELLAEELKICPPFITEKLEIAVPNYFLGNWLHEQITIKNQISALYELKTISSYTESLLTNFFPENDMSLWNFESIKWGVIDSLEELNSFKESFPISNWIKKYLDNKKTIDGDIYNLIKKITNNFIEYLIFRPEMIAEWNRYEINSFKLFRNLNSDQFWQPILYKLLEKKISEKPSCLYMIEVIKNLKKFKDFNNKIPNQIYIISDNNLSKLHINFYSELSKFTKVNLYLLSPGDNLWNRINYLEGELEFDHNESKFNFNNTNIEKIFGKFGANFQKLIEENIYTEGIDLRNNLIYIDPTTNFYEKKDVPLLNQIQKRLIDNNSVDFIVSERDDSILLCEHFNQNSQFEYLRNKIIEIINSCENIKYSDIAVLSPQTNLIKPYLRYIFNNELINGEKIPYFFIDEDNHDSSGIYEFLIDIIEIANEKITLEKIDYILSKKVTQNIFDFNITEKDEIIFLLTQAGFHWGLDDKERLGEEKNTLEWCINRITLGLIYDKEVNLSTFNLKPFSYKNISLDLNKWVKILIHLKKYINLIRGSFSYKIWVKKIKFILKSIADSNENFNLEISEINRILDNHEIPLIPDDLILLKVFREILISCINKAKYQSKSRVNKILVSDIENSRHIPHKVIFLIDMNSVNYPKLPKSENINLLKNKYHLGDPSVFDREKYAFLELLIACRDKFIVTWVKNDKDNKKLDVSFPIKELISFFDSCLNQSQRELIIKDSDLNKNEIIDLDKSKIVKSNYSLIENINWNEKKSDIKNYKLSELIYWFKTPQKYWLNKNNISPKEIFIHHPDEEYVSNLQKSQLITKIIQQLEIDNHNIIDDLNELNIYDQLAEDGIIMPKNSIFTKAKEIKDLLRSLSASLSQHNKINKIYVKSKANKEEYLIADDTVIELINAKLSLSRLTEAWIKLLFISSLKRNIKRTKVIFRTENNYKSQIIQSPGVKESNLILQEYINIFKNYSEKCLPLPPESTYKYVEAKIKSKNEKKAFTDKWIGNKNFSKGERDNIEMKMCFGNEKEPDFFLGNSNFDQLSYRLYGPLIKALKK; this is encoded by the coding sequence TTGCTCAATCTTTATAAGTCAAACAAAATTGAAGTAATTAGTGAGCTCTTAGCAGAAGAATTAAAAATATGTCCTCCTTTCATAACTGAGAAATTAGAAATAGCTGTTCCTAATTATTTTTTGGGTAATTGGTTACATGAACAAATAACTATAAAAAACCAAATAAGTGCACTTTATGAATTGAAAACAATATCAAGTTATACCGAATCATTATTGACAAATTTTTTCCCTGAAAATGATATGAGCTTGTGGAATTTTGAGTCAATAAAATGGGGCGTTATTGATTCCTTGGAAGAACTAAATAGCTTTAAAGAATCATTCCCAATTAGTAATTGGATTAAAAAATATTTGGATAATAAAAAGACAATTGATGGAGATATTTATAATTTGATTAAGAAAATTACAAATAATTTCATTGAATATCTTATTTTCAGACCTGAGATGATTGCTGAATGGAATAGATATGAAATTAATTCATTCAAACTATTTAGGAATTTAAATTCAGATCAATTTTGGCAACCTATTTTATATAAATTACTAGAAAAAAAGATATCTGAAAAACCCTCATGTTTATATATGATTGAGGTGATAAAAAATTTAAAAAAGTTTAAAGATTTTAATAATAAGATACCTAATCAAATTTATATTATTTCCGATAATAATTTATCTAAATTACACATTAATTTTTATTCAGAACTTTCAAAATTCACTAAGGTAAATTTATATTTATTATCTCCGGGAGATAATTTATGGAACAGAATAAATTATCTTGAAGGTGAGTTAGAATTTGATCATAATGAAAGTAAATTTAATTTTAACAATACCAATATAGAGAAAATATTTGGTAAATTTGGAGCAAACTTTCAGAAATTAATTGAGGAAAATATTTATACAGAAGGTATAGATTTAAGAAATAATTTAATATATATTGATCCAACGACTAATTTTTATGAGAAGAAAGATGTACCTCTTCTTAATCAAATCCAAAAAAGACTAATTGATAATAATAGCGTTGATTTTATAGTAAGTGAAAGGGATGATTCAATATTACTTTGTGAGCATTTTAATCAGAATAGTCAATTTGAATATTTAAGAAATAAAATTATAGAAATAATAAATTCTTGCGAGAATATTAAATATAGTGATATTGCTGTTTTATCTCCACAAACTAATTTAATTAAACCTTATCTAAGGTACATCTTTAATAATGAGTTAATTAATGGTGAAAAGATACCTTATTTTTTTATTGATGAGGATAATCATGACTCTTCAGGCATTTATGAATTTCTAATTGACATCATTGAAATAGCAAATGAGAAAATTACACTTGAAAAAATAGATTATATTCTTTCGAAAAAAGTAACTCAGAACATTTTTGATTTTAATATTACTGAGAAGGATGAAATTATTTTCTTACTTACCCAAGCGGGATTTCATTGGGGATTAGATGATAAAGAAAGATTAGGTGAAGAGAAAAATACTCTTGAGTGGTGTATTAATAGAATTACTTTAGGCTTAATTTATGACAAAGAAGTCAATCTAAGTACTTTTAATTTAAAACCATTTAGCTATAAAAATATAAGTTTGGATTTGAATAAATGGGTTAAAATATTAATTCATTTAAAAAAATATATTAATTTGATAAGGGGATCTTTTTCTTACAAAATTTGGGTTAAAAAGATAAAGTTTATATTAAAAAGTATTGCTGATTCTAATGAAAATTTTAATTTAGAAATAAGTGAAATAAATAGAATTCTTGATAATCACGAAATACCTTTAATACCTGATGATCTTATCTTGTTAAAAGTTTTTAGAGAAATATTAATTTCCTGCATAAATAAAGCTAAATATCAAAGCAAATCACGAGTTAACAAGATCCTAGTAAGTGATATTGAGAATTCAAGGCATATTCCTCATAAAGTTATCTTCCTAATAGACATGAATAGTGTAAATTATCCAAAATTACCTAAGAGTGAAAATATTAATTTATTAAAAAACAAATATCATTTGGGTGATCCATCTGTTTTTGATAGAGAGAAATATGCATTTCTGGAGTTGTTAATTGCCTGCAGAGATAAATTTATAGTTACTTGGGTAAAAAATGATAAAGATAATAAAAAATTAGATGTTTCTTTTCCTATAAAAGAGTTAATTTCTTTTTTTGATAGTTGCTTAAATCAAAGCCAAAGAGAACTAATAATTAAAGATTCTGATTTAAATAAAAATGAAATAATTGATCTTGATAAATCTAAGATTGTTAAAAGTAATTATTCTTTAATAGAAAATATAAATTGGAATGAAAAAAAATCTGATATTAAAAATTACAAATTATCAGAATTGATTTATTGGTTCAAGACTCCACAAAAATATTGGCTTAATAAAAATAATATTTCACCAAAGGAAATATTTATTCATCATCCAGACGAAGAGTATGTAAGCAATCTGCAAAAGTCGCAACTAATTACAAAAATAATCCAGCAATTAGAGATTGATAATCATAATATTATTGATGATTTAAATGAATTAAATATTTATGATCAATTGGCAGAAGATGGTATTATTATGCCCAAAAATAGTATTTTTACAAAAGCGAAAGAAATCAAAGACTTATTAAGAAGTCTATCTGCAAGTTTGAGTCAACATAATAAGATTAATAAAATCTATGTTAAGTCAAAAGCGAATAAAGAAGAATATTTAATCGCTGATGACACCGTAATTGAATTAATTAATGCGAAGTTAAGTTTAAGTCGTTTAACTGAGGCTTGGATAAAATTACTCTTTATTTCATCTTTAAAAAGGAATATAAAAAGGACTAAAGTAATTTTTAGAACAGAAAATAACTATAAATCGCAAATTATTCAATCACCTGGGGTAAAAGAGTCCAATTTAATTTTGCAGGAGTACATAAATATTTTTAAAAATTATTCTGAAAAATGTTTACCTCTTCCTCCAGAAAGTACTTATAAATATGTAGAAGCAAAAATAAAATCAAAAAATGAAAAAAAAGCTTTTACAGATAAATGGATTGGTAATAAAAATTTTTCTAAAGGAGAAAGAGATAATATCGAAATGAAAATGTGTTTTGGTAATGAAAAAGAACCAGATTTCTTTCTTGGAAATAGTAATTTTGATCAATTATCATATAGATTATATGGTCCTCTAATTAAAGCATTAAAGAAATAA
- a CDS encoding MgPME-cyclase complex family protein: MTTYFFVAASERFLTVEEPLEEILNERKRNYKENSKEIDFWLLKNPSFLQTVQFSDLISKIPSPPAVVLSTDKKFITFLKLRLEFVAVGEFECPSAEINDPFKVE, encoded by the coding sequence ATGACAACATATTTTTTCGTCGCGGCAAGTGAAAGATTTTTAACAGTTGAAGAACCTTTGGAAGAGATTTTGAATGAGAGGAAGAGGAACTACAAAGAAAATAGTAAAGAAATAGATTTTTGGCTTTTAAAAAATCCATCTTTTCTCCAAACTGTCCAATTCTCAGATTTAATATCAAAGATCCCATCCCCTCCAGCTGTTGTTTTATCTACGGATAAAAAATTTATAACTTTCTTGAAGCTCCGCTTAGAGTTTGTTGCTGTTGGGGAATTTGAATGTCCTAGTGCAGAAATAAATGATCCATTTAAAGTTGAGTAA
- a CDS encoding methyltransferase family protein: protein MSKFQLKNFFKAAYDLMLVFLQFFIISLHFFQWQSLTQKQIIQASPFSYFLGILIIIIAFIIMLVSIKDLGRNLSPFPRPTKNSNLVITGIYRFTRHPMYYSLIFISIGVFIIKLSIYNLFLTISLALIIKLKIVLEEKYLMNKFKNYLLYKNEVKV, encoded by the coding sequence ATGTCTAAATTTCAGTTAAAAAATTTTTTTAAAGCTGCTTATGATCTAATGCTTGTTTTTTTGCAGTTTTTTATTATTAGTCTTCATTTTTTTCAATGGCAATCTCTTACACAAAAACAAATAATTCAAGCAAGTCCTTTTTCTTATTTCCTGGGAATTTTAATTATCATAATCGCTTTCATAATAATGTTAGTCTCAATTAAAGACTTAGGTAGAAATTTATCCCCTTTCCCAAGACCTACTAAAAATAGCAATCTAGTTATTACAGGTATTTATAGATTTACGCGTCATCCTATGTACTATTCTTTAATATTTATTTCCATTGGAGTTTTTATAATAAAATTATCTATTTATAATCTATTTTTGACAATAAGCTTAGCTTTAATAATTAAATTAAAGATTGTCCTGGAAGAGAAATATTTAATGAATAAATTTAAGAATTACTTACTTTATAAAAATGAGGTTAAAGTTTAA